The Rhodocytophaga rosea genome has a segment encoding these proteins:
- a CDS encoding 3-hydroxyacyl-CoA dehydrogenase family protein: protein MTQSSFNTQLIPLGVVGLGLMGSSITTCMLVAGHPVIAIAPMPSDQQNALPRIREHLDKAYQERLITQEPAYYLSQLTITSEYSQLKDCRIVIESVIEDLQVKQSVFAKIESVVNEDAIIGSNTSAIPISTLQLAFRIPGRFMGLHWMEPAYTNRFLEIICGDLTDMQLAEWVYSLSSLWQKEPTLVRKDIRGFITNRLMYAMYREAFYLVENGYATVEDVDRACRNSPGYWMTLVGVFRWMDLTGLPAYRTVMQDLFPTLNNQTEVPRLIDEIVQDDGKGILNGKGFYNYTPEEAQLWKQTYEEFSYEIRRLALKYPADVVAQKLAGNPKEPTNTEKES from the coding sequence ATGACTCAATCTTCTTTCAATACACAGCTTATTCCACTTGGCGTTGTGGGCCTGGGCCTGATGGGCAGCAGCATTACTACCTGTATGTTAGTGGCCGGTCATCCGGTGATAGCTATCGCGCCTATGCCTTCTGATCAGCAAAACGCTTTACCCCGAATCAGAGAGCACCTGGACAAAGCCTACCAGGAACGTTTAATTACACAGGAGCCTGCTTATTATCTTTCTCAGCTTACCATTACAAGTGAATATAGCCAGTTAAAAGATTGTAGAATCGTAATCGAATCTGTAATCGAAGACCTACAGGTGAAACAGTCAGTTTTTGCGAAGATCGAATCTGTGGTAAATGAAGATGCCATTATCGGAAGCAATACCTCGGCGATTCCCATCAGTACCTTGCAACTAGCGTTCCGTATTCCCGGCCGTTTTATGGGTTTGCACTGGATGGAACCTGCCTATACCAACCGTTTCCTGGAGATTATTTGCGGCGATCTTACCGATATGCAACTGGCTGAATGGGTCTATTCGCTTTCGAGCCTGTGGCAAAAAGAGCCTACGCTGGTCAGGAAGGACATCCGGGGATTTATTACCAACCGGCTCATGTATGCTATGTACCGGGAAGCGTTTTACCTGGTAGAAAACGGATATGCTACAGTTGAAGATGTGGACCGGGCTTGCCGCAATAGTCCGGGTTACTGGATGACGCTGGTGGGCGTATTCCGCTGGATGGATCTGACTGGCTTGCCTGCATATCGCACGGTTATGCAGGATTTATTTCCGACCCTGAATAACCAGACCGAAGTACCCAGGTTGATCGATGAAATTGTACAGGATGACGGAAAGGGAATTTTGAATGGCAAAGGTTTTTATAACTATACTCCGGAAGAAGCCCAGCTCTGGAAGCAAACCTATGAAGAATTCAGTTATGAGATACGCCGCCTGGCCCTGAAATATCCGGCTGATGTAGTAGCACAAAAACTTGCTGGCAATCCGAAGGAACCCACCAACACAGAGAAAGAGTCTTGA
- a CDS encoding PAS domain-containing protein, with protein MSKFNGKPSELDKLDRQVEKIETLVQRIRIQMQGSMAAPLQKKITSHLEKALAALEKIEEISGLDDNSLTPIPDPQPPTARINSIADLEKFAERMEFMFNEAPAILFTGGNVYPYGMNFISPNVESITGYKPEEFTSDAAFWRQHIHPEEVDPLYEQFADIFKKGSYTIEYRFLFKDGTYHWIHDQGRIIYDQEGRFSSIIGCMIDITEKKEAEAKAAILLKETQSINEELRSSEEELMQTLDKSIELNDKLAASEQFNKRIISSVNEGIAVFDTDLRYVVWNKYLADRMGITQEQVLGKRPAELFPFLETFGFSDMIKQALEGETVILPDTFVRTSDSSGGWIAGSFNPLTDPDNKIIGIIGVFSIITARKQAEIALLEQKNLLQAFYNAAHFYMCVFELTENNFIYKLPNQHMAAYFGHTIEEITGKTATELGLDQEIIRERVALFKNCIETGKTMQKEYMFPKPDGSYGWHFGSFSPIPESNSVSVISFDISERKQMEEEKNHLVNRLQELNTELERSQSSLKESQKIARLGTWEFDAATQKVIWSEEMYKIFGLDPSSEAPTMQAYKLLIHPDFRETAIQITEQGIASGKEFEMEIKILPTDTDFRWNYVIGRPILDRQGKMAKLMGVTYDITERKVAQERIANLLQLSQEMNDQLLVNEEELRESLEKTIILNEQIRESEQRWQFALEGSGDGLWDWNLATEQVFYSRRYKELMGIREDEKIEGISNWASRIHPDDIPAAFKSLNDYLAGETDIYQIECRTLVGDNQYRWFLGRGKVIELDETGKPLRMIGTMSDITERKQIEEKLRQQNDDLKKINQELDSFVYRASHDLRAPLASILGLINISRLEENQEIKANYLNMMEKSISKLDTFISEIINYSRNSRIEVSKETIDVPLLMKEILEGLKFMEGFDEIEKKVTIQQTATFVSDVFRLKIILNNLLSNAVKYRAVSSASFVMINITIHQQSAVFEFTDNGLGIAAESLDKIFNMFYRASETSKGSGIGLYIVKDAIHTLKGSIAVESELGKGTCFRVELPNEVL; from the coding sequence ATGTCAAAATTTAATGGAAAGCCTTCGGAACTGGATAAATTAGATAGGCAAGTAGAAAAAATAGAAACGCTGGTACAACGGATACGAATCCAGATGCAAGGCAGTATGGCTGCTCCTTTGCAAAAAAAAATTACATCTCACCTGGAAAAAGCTTTGGCAGCGTTAGAAAAAATTGAAGAGATATCCGGGCTTGATGACAATAGCCTTACTCCAATACCAGATCCTCAGCCTCCAACAGCCAGAATAAATTCCATTGCTGACCTGGAAAAATTTGCAGAACGAATGGAGTTTATGTTTAATGAGGCACCGGCTATACTTTTTACAGGAGGCAATGTTTATCCATATGGCATGAACTTTATCAGTCCGAATGTAGAATCCATTACCGGATATAAGCCAGAGGAATTTACCAGTGATGCTGCTTTCTGGAGGCAACATATTCATCCGGAGGAGGTTGACCCTTTGTACGAACAGTTTGCAGATATTTTTAAGAAAGGCAGCTACACAATTGAATACCGTTTTCTTTTTAAAGACGGAACCTATCATTGGATACATGACCAGGGACGCATCATCTATGATCAGGAAGGGAGGTTCAGCAGTATTATTGGCTGTATGATAGATATTACCGAAAAGAAGGAGGCTGAAGCAAAAGCAGCCATTTTGTTAAAAGAAACACAAAGCATCAATGAAGAACTCCGGTCCAGTGAAGAGGAACTGATGCAAACCCTGGATAAATCAATAGAATTAAATGATAAACTGGCGGCCAGTGAACAGTTCAATAAACGGATAATTTCCAGCGTGAATGAAGGAATTGCTGTGTTTGATACAGACCTGCGGTATGTGGTCTGGAATAAATACCTGGCCGACCGGATGGGGATTACTCAAGAGCAAGTATTGGGAAAACGTCCGGCAGAACTGTTTCCCTTTTTAGAAACTTTCGGCTTTTCCGATATGATTAAGCAGGCATTGGAAGGAGAAACGGTTATCCTGCCTGATACTTTTGTTCGGACCAGTGACTCAAGTGGCGGATGGATTGCTGGTTCATTTAATCCATTGACCGATCCTGACAATAAAATCATAGGTATTATTGGGGTGTTTAGTATTATTACGGCGCGGAAACAGGCAGAAATTGCTCTGCTGGAACAAAAAAATCTATTACAGGCATTTTATAATGCGGCACATTTTTACATGTGTGTATTTGAGTTAACAGAAAATAATTTTATCTATAAACTGCCTAATCAACACATGGCAGCTTATTTCGGCCATACCATAGAAGAAATAACCGGTAAAACAGCAACAGAACTCGGATTGGATCAGGAGATCATCAGGGAAAGGGTGGCGCTTTTCAAAAATTGCATTGAGACAGGCAAAACCATGCAAAAAGAATATATGTTTCCCAAGCCAGATGGCAGCTATGGATGGCATTTTGGCAGCTTCAGCCCCATTCCTGAATCGAACAGTGTTTCAGTTATATCTTTTGATATCTCTGAGCGCAAGCAGATGGAGGAGGAAAAAAACCATCTGGTGAATCGCCTGCAGGAATTGAATACAGAACTCGAAAGAAGCCAGAGCAGCCTGAAAGAATCACAGAAAATAGCCCGGCTAGGTACCTGGGAATTTGATGCGGCTACACAAAAGGTGATCTGGTCTGAAGAAATGTATAAAATTTTCGGGTTAGATCCTTCCAGTGAGGCACCAACCATGCAAGCATATAAGTTATTAATCCATCCGGATTTTAGAGAAACGGCTATTCAAATCACCGAACAAGGGATTGCTTCAGGAAAAGAATTTGAGATGGAAATTAAAATTCTTCCAACTGATACAGATTTTCGGTGGAATTATGTAATAGGAAGGCCAATATTAGATCGACAAGGCAAGATGGCAAAATTAATGGGCGTTACCTACGATATTACCGAACGGAAAGTAGCCCAGGAAAGAATTGCCAATTTGCTACAACTCTCCCAGGAAATGAATGATCAGCTACTGGTTAATGAGGAAGAACTCCGGGAATCGCTGGAAAAAACCATTATTCTCAATGAACAGATCCGGGAAAGCGAACAGCGGTGGCAATTTGCCCTGGAAGGAAGCGGAGATGGGTTATGGGACTGGAACCTGGCTACTGAACAGGTTTTTTATAGCAGAAGATATAAAGAATTAATGGGTATCAGAGAGGATGAAAAAATAGAAGGTATAAGTAACTGGGCTTCCAGAATTCACCCGGACGATATACCAGCTGCATTTAAATCGCTCAACGACTACCTGGCCGGTGAAACGGATATCTACCAGATAGAGTGCCGCACTCTGGTCGGAGATAATCAATATCGCTGGTTTTTAGGACGTGGAAAAGTGATTGAGCTTGATGAGACAGGTAAACCGTTGCGGATGATCGGCACCATGAGCGATATTACTGAACGCAAACAGATTGAAGAAAAACTCCGCCAGCAAAATGATGATCTTAAAAAAATCAACCAGGAACTGGATAGCTTTGTATACCGGGCTTCCCATGACCTGAGGGCTCCGCTTGCCTCCATTTTAGGTCTGATTAATATCAGCCGGCTGGAAGAAAACCAAGAGATAAAAGCTAATTACCTCAACATGATGGAAAAAAGCATCTCTAAACTGGATACCTTCATCAGTGAGATTATTAATTATTCCCGAAACTCCAGGATAGAGGTGAGTAAAGAAACTATTGATGTGCCTTTGCTGATGAAAGAAATTCTGGAGGGATTAAAATTTATGGAAGGCTTCGATGAAATTGAAAAGAAAGTTACCATTCAACAAACAGCAACCTTCGTTTCGGATGTATTCCGGCTAAAAATAATATTAAACAACTTGCTCTCCAATGCCGTCAAGTACCGTGCTGTTTCTTCTGCTTCCTTTGTGATGATTAATATAACCATTCACCAGCAAAGCGCTGTATTTGAATTTACAGACAATGGACTGGGTATAGCCGCAGAAAGCCTGGATAAGATCTTTAATATGTTTTACAGGGCTTCGGAAACCAGCAAGGGTTCAGGAATAGGCTTATACATCGTAAAAGATGCGATCCATACCCTGAAAGGATCAATAGCCGTTGAATCAGAATTAGGCAAAGGGACATGCTTCCGGGTAGAACTTCCCAATGAGGTGTTGTAA
- a CDS encoding MGH1-like glycoside hydrolase domain-containing protein — MIRQTNYHLILKQLLLSVFSFFIISCNTTHPYTLPDHNKLATAYYQEDRQWYLDNIPFFECSDKQIEQTYYYRWKLYKAHIRNVGDSRYVITEFINHMPWDREPFCTINAASMHHIYEGRWLKDNRYMDGYTNYLFQDGGNDRKYSESVADAAYARYLVNADATFVTKHLDSMKYSYEHWNDHWDSTKNLYYIPAMPDATEYTIASIDASGGKDGFEGGEAFRPTINSYMYGNAMAISHIAALKGDKSVSNDYLQKAVALKNTIEKSLWNDSLGHFTDRFKVNNQYVRYWDFIRGRELAGMAPWYFSLPADTKKFNAAWKHVIDTTYLLGKYGLRTNEPAYEYYFKQFVYFEGQRGSQWNGPSWPYQTSQVITAMANLLNHYKQDVVTNTDYLHLLRQYTKQHFLPNGNLNLVENYDPNLGGPIVYYYWSNHYNHSSYNNLIISGLCGLRPSTGDTLEINPLIDESIDYFYLSDIRYHGHTLTLIYDKDGNRYKAGKGLTVFIDNKKADVTHSQGTYKVFVGAPVLIPPVKQASNVALNVHRKGYPLPTASVNALADTSIYQAIDGKIWYFPEITNRWTTVGSTSHTDWLAIDFGKPFEISSAKIYPFADGNTFAAPDDFTIEYQKGEQWIPVKLTPDKPVKLIGNTGNTIGFKKITATAMRITFKHELKQVAISEIEYY; from the coding sequence ATGATAAGGCAAACAAACTATCACCTTATTCTGAAACAATTGCTGCTTTCTGTATTTTCCTTTTTCATTATCAGCTGCAATACTACCCATCCCTATACCCTCCCCGATCACAACAAACTGGCTACTGCCTATTACCAGGAAGACCGGCAATGGTATCTGGATAACATTCCATTTTTTGAATGTTCGGATAAGCAGATAGAACAGACTTATTATTACCGCTGGAAATTATACAAAGCCCATATCCGGAATGTTGGCGACAGCAGGTATGTAATTACCGAATTCATCAATCATATGCCCTGGGACAGAGAACCCTTCTGTACCATTAATGCCGCCTCCATGCATCATATTTACGAAGGCAGGTGGCTCAAAGACAACCGGTATATGGATGGGTATACCAACTACCTGTTTCAAGATGGCGGCAACGACCGGAAGTATAGCGAAAGTGTGGCCGATGCCGCTTATGCCCGTTACCTGGTAAATGCCGATGCTACGTTTGTTACAAAGCACTTGGACAGCATGAAATACTCATACGAGCATTGGAATGATCACTGGGACAGCACTAAAAATCTGTATTATATACCAGCTATGCCAGATGCCACTGAATATACAATCGCTTCTATAGATGCTTCCGGTGGGAAAGATGGGTTTGAGGGCGGAGAAGCATTCCGGCCCACCATTAACAGTTATATGTATGGCAATGCTATGGCTATTTCACATATAGCCGCCTTAAAAGGTGATAAATCTGTGAGTAATGATTATTTGCAAAAAGCGGTAGCATTAAAAAACACCATTGAGAAAAGTTTATGGAACGATTCGCTGGGGCATTTTACAGATCGTTTTAAAGTGAACAATCAATATGTACGCTACTGGGATTTTATCAGAGGCCGGGAACTGGCCGGCATGGCTCCCTGGTATTTTAGTCTGCCAGCCGATACAAAAAAGTTTAATGCGGCCTGGAAACATGTGATTGATACCACTTATCTGTTAGGAAAATATGGCCTGCGAACCAATGAACCAGCCTACGAATATTATTTTAAGCAATTTGTATATTTCGAAGGCCAGCGGGGAAGCCAGTGGAATGGTCCGAGCTGGCCCTACCAGACCAGTCAGGTGATAACAGCAATGGCTAACCTGCTCAATCATTATAAGCAGGATGTCGTTACCAATACTGACTATCTTCACTTACTGAGACAGTATACAAAGCAGCATTTTCTTCCCAATGGCAACCTGAATCTGGTTGAAAACTACGACCCGAATCTGGGAGGGCCTATTGTGTATTATTACTGGAGCAATCATTATAATCATTCTTCCTACAATAATCTGATCATCAGCGGACTTTGTGGCCTACGTCCGTCCACTGGGGATACGCTCGAAATCAATCCATTGATCGATGAATCCATTGATTATTTTTACCTTTCTGACATCCGATATCATGGCCATACACTAACATTGATCTATGATAAGGATGGAAACAGGTATAAGGCAGGAAAAGGGCTTACCGTTTTTATCGACAATAAAAAAGCGGACGTAACACATAGCCAGGGTACATACAAGGTATTTGTAGGTGCTCCGGTACTTATCCCTCCAGTCAAACAAGCCAGTAATGTTGCGTTAAATGTGCACAGAAAAGGTTATCCGCTTCCCACAGCATCTGTAAATGCCTTAGCGGATACTTCCATTTACCAGGCCATTGATGGGAAAATCTGGTATTTTCCTGAGATTACGAACCGGTGGACAACCGTAGGCTCCACTTCGCATACCGACTGGCTGGCCATAGACTTTGGAAAACCCTTTGAAATTTCATCTGCAAAAATTTATCCTTTTGCAGATGGAAATACATTTGCTGCGCCTGATGATTTTACGATAGAATATCAAAAGGGTGAACAATGGATTCCGGTAAAACTAACACCGGACAAACCGGTTAAGCTCATAGGAAATACAGGTAATACCATCGGGTTTAAAAAAATAACAGCCACTGCCATGAGAATAACCTTTAAACATGAACTAAAACAAGTAGCTATTTCCGAAATTGAATATTATTGA
- a CDS encoding gamma-glutamyltransferase family protein — translation MKHLLTFLILITSIISVPAQQTQKPVLHGKNWMAITGKPLAATAGAITFQKGGNAVDAACAMLAATCTMWDVLSWGGETQALIYNPKTKKVIAINAMGIAPTGATVAFYKGKGYNFPPEYGPLAATTPGTPGGLMHMLANYGTLSLEQVLSPAIQLAAGYPIEAQAANSMERGKEMIKQWPYSKKVFLPHLGEKREAPEAGEIFVQKDLLETLTKLVTAEKEALKKGKSRKDAIMAAYERFYKGDIAKEFVRGSQEQGGLITMQDLAKWKPLEEEPVMVNYKGIDVYKLQQWTQGPVMLQALNILENFDLKNMGYNSAKYIHTLYQSMSLAFADRDFYYGDSYMPPAEPMKGLLSKEYAKQRAGMITYDKNNASIGPGDPYPFEGKTNPYIPLLKNRGFEMDTTRRNFAPTHDLRNGSSKVEYQERLWLGTTSVETADKEGWVVSITPSGGWLPACIAGNTGVGMSQRMQSFVLDSTLNPFNVVEPGKRPRVTLTPSMALKDGKPFLSFAVQGGDTQDQNLLQFFLNVVEFGMNVQQASEAANINTNQLWLSLGGTKTDDRKPKPGQILLQNSTPENVRNELKKMGYTLEFDERTSGPINGIYFDWKHGSFWGGSSNHGEDYGIGW, via the coding sequence ATGAAACACCTGTTGACGTTTTTGATCTTAATTACTTCCATAATTTCAGTTCCGGCGCAACAAACCCAGAAGCCAGTATTACATGGCAAAAACTGGATGGCCATTACCGGTAAGCCTTTGGCTGCTACTGCAGGAGCCATTACTTTTCAAAAAGGAGGAAATGCCGTAGATGCGGCCTGTGCCATGCTGGCAGCAACCTGTACAATGTGGGATGTGCTCAGCTGGGGAGGCGAAACACAAGCGCTCATTTACAATCCGAAAACAAAAAAAGTAATTGCCATTAATGCCATGGGCATTGCACCTACCGGGGCTACGGTTGCTTTTTACAAAGGCAAAGGATATAATTTTCCACCAGAGTATGGGCCATTGGCTGCTACCACACCAGGAACGCCCGGAGGTTTGATGCATATGCTGGCAAACTATGGAACCCTTAGTCTCGAACAAGTGCTTTCGCCAGCCATACAACTGGCGGCAGGCTATCCTATTGAAGCCCAGGCAGCCAACAGCATGGAACGTGGAAAAGAAATGATCAAGCAGTGGCCCTATAGTAAAAAAGTGTTTCTGCCACACCTGGGCGAAAAAAGAGAGGCTCCGGAAGCCGGTGAAATATTTGTGCAGAAAGATTTATTAGAAACTCTTACTAAACTGGTAACGGCAGAAAAGGAAGCCTTAAAAAAAGGGAAAAGCCGCAAAGATGCCATCATGGCCGCTTATGAGCGTTTTTATAAAGGAGATATTGCCAAAGAATTTGTACGGGGCAGCCAGGAGCAGGGTGGCCTTATTACCATGCAGGATCTGGCTAAATGGAAGCCCCTGGAAGAAGAACCAGTAATGGTGAATTATAAAGGCATCGATGTATATAAATTGCAGCAGTGGACACAAGGCCCGGTGATGCTGCAGGCGCTGAATATTCTGGAAAACTTCGACCTGAAAAACATGGGGTATAACAGCGCAAAATACATTCATACACTTTATCAAAGCATGAGCCTTGCCTTTGCAGACCGGGATTTTTATTATGGAGATTCCTATATGCCTCCGGCTGAACCAATGAAAGGCCTGCTGAGTAAAGAATATGCCAAACAACGCGCTGGTATGATCACTTACGACAAAAATAATGCAAGCATTGGCCCTGGTGATCCGTATCCGTTTGAGGGGAAAACCAATCCGTATATTCCATTATTGAAAAACCGGGGATTTGAAATGGACACCACCAGGCGTAATTTTGCGCCGACTCATGACCTGCGCAATGGTTCTTCCAAAGTAGAGTATCAGGAGCGTTTGTGGCTGGGCACTACTTCTGTGGAAACGGCAGATAAAGAGGGCTGGGTAGTTTCTATTACACCCAGTGGAGGATGGCTGCCAGCCTGCATTGCAGGTAATACCGGTGTAGGCATGAGCCAGCGGATGCAAAGCTTTGTATTGGATTCTACTTTAAACCCTTTTAATGTGGTAGAACCCGGCAAGCGGCCAAGGGTTACGTTAACCCCTTCTATGGCACTGAAAGACGGAAAACCATTTTTATCGTTTGCCGTGCAGGGAGGCGATACCCAGGACCAGAATCTGCTGCAGTTTTTCCTGAACGTTGTGGAATTTGGCATGAACGTACAGCAGGCTTCAGAAGCGGCCAACATCAATACCAATCAGCTATGGCTTTCGCTGGGCGGCACCAAAACAGACGACCGTAAACCTAAACCCGGCCAGATATTATTACAGAACAGCACGCCGGAGAATGTCCGCAATGAACTCAAAAAGATGGGATATACCCTGGAATTTGATGAACGTACCAGCGGACCTATTAATGGTATATACTTTGACTGGAAGCATGGCAGTTTCTGGGGTGGCTCCAGCAATCATGGGGAGGATTACGGAATCGGCTGGTAA
- a CDS encoding DUF3244 domain-containing protein, with the protein MKTTFTSTSVMRNLVAAFALAFTLFAGNASAQSVQFADNAAIHTQTSDQFKVAVFPVENSLLMKVLFENPAKERVTVLIKNSNNEVVYKKAVGNAPIFIGKFDVSKMTDGNYTMVIESKNQSYSNPFSVQTYQERIARAL; encoded by the coding sequence ATGAAAACTACATTCACTTCCACTTCTGTAATGCGTAATTTAGTAGCCGCTTTTGCTTTGGCTTTCACCCTTTTTGCTGGCAATGCTTCTGCCCAAAGTGTACAGTTTGCTGATAATGCGGCCATCCACACCCAGACTTCAGATCAATTTAAAGTAGCTGTATTTCCGGTAGAAAATTCTCTGCTGATGAAAGTATTATTTGAGAATCCTGCCAAAGAGAGAGTAACTGTGCTGATTAAAAACAGCAATAATGAAGTAGTATATAAGAAAGCAGTAGGCAATGCGCCTATCTTTATTGGTAAATTTGATGTGTCCAAAATGACAGATGGAAACTATACCATGGTGATCGAAAGCAAAAATCAGAGTTATTCTAATCCTTTTTCTGTGCAGACCTACCAGGAGCGGATTGCCAGAGCCTTGTAA